The following are encoded in a window of Vigna unguiculata cultivar IT97K-499-35 chromosome 8, ASM411807v1, whole genome shotgun sequence genomic DNA:
- the LOC114194733 gene encoding selT-like protein: MDRAQLLLLGLPLFLFCSDLFSLFTPPPPPPHHHHHHHHHPPHHHHHPPHHHHHPPHHHHHHPPHLHHHPPQHHYQPVTIEFPPKKTTSSIANAGLGNTVNINFCSSCSYRGTAVTMKNMLEIAFPGTEVVLANYPPSLPKRLLSKLVPVVQIGVIGMVVAGEHIFPVLGFAAPPPWYFNLRANKFGTVATTWLLGNALQSFLQSSGAFEIYFNGELVFSKLKEGRFPGEIELKDLITKKMTNSIGVNGVSELMS, translated from the exons ATGGATCGTGCTCAGCTTCTCTTGCTTGGTCttcctctctttcttttctgttCTGACCTATTTTCCCTCTTCACtccaccaccaccgccacctcaccaccaccaccaccaccatcaccatccaccgcaccaccatcaccacccgccgcaccaccatcaccacccgcctcaccaccaccaccaccatccaCCCCACCTCCATCACCACCCGCCCCAACACCACTACCAGCCGGTTACAATAGAGTTTCCCCccaag AAAACCACCAGCAGTATTGCAAATGCGGGTCTCGGCAACACTGTCAACATCAATTTCTGCTCTTCGTGTTCTTACAG GGGAACAGCTGTGACAATGAAGAATATGTTGGAGATTGCTTTTCCTGGAACTGAGGTTGTTCTTGCTAATTATCCCCCATCGCTTCCAAAGCGTCTGCTAAGCAAATTGGTTCCAGTTGTTCAGATTGGTGTTATAGGAATGGTTGTTGCTGGGGAGCATATATTTCCAGTATTGGGTTTTGCTGCACCTCCTCCATGGTATTTCAACTTGCGTGCTAATAAATTTGGAACCGTTGCTACTACTTGGCTTCTTGGGAATGCCTTGCAGTCATTCTTACAGAGCTCTGGAGCATTTGAAATTTACTTCAATGGTGAACTG GTTTTCTCTAAACTGAAGGAGGGAAGGTTTCCCGGAGAGATCGAGTTGAAGGATTTGATTACCAAAAAGATGACAAATTCTATAGGTGTTAATGGTGTGTCAGAATTAATGTCTTAG
- the LOC114194763 gene encoding internal alternative NAD(P)H-ubiquinone oxidoreductase A2, mitochondrial-like, with the protein MSWFRHLSSKTRRFTSLSRFSTSTSPVHQAGLGPTKAHEKPRVVVLGSGWAGCRLMKGLDPKIYDIVCVSPRNHMVFTPLLASTCVGTLEFRTVAEPIARIQPAISREPGSFFFLANCTSIDALNHVVQCESVTEGTQTLDPWKFTIAYDKLVIALGAQPTTFGIHGVYEHAIFLREVYHAQEIRRKLLLNLMMSDVPGIEEEEKRRLLHCVVVGGGPTGVEFSGELSDFIVRDVRERYSHVKDYIHVTLIEANEILSSFDVRLRQYATNQLTKSGVRLVRGIVKDVEEKKIILNDGTEVPYGLLVWSTGVGPSAFIQSLDFPKSPGGRIGTDEWLRVPTVEDIFSIGDCSGFVESTGKQALPALAQVAERQGKYLAILLNKIGNANGGRANSAKDLDFGEQFVYKHLGSMASIGSYKALVDLRQSKEAKGLSLAGFVSWFIWRSAYLTRVISWRNRFYVAINWATTFVFGRDISRI; encoded by the exons ATGTCTTGGTTCCGACACCTCTCCTCCAAAACGCGCCGCTTCACTTCTCTCTCCCGGTTCAGCACCTCCACCAGCCCGGTTCACCAAGCGGGTCTGGGCCCCACGAAAGCCCACGAGAAGCCTCGTGTGGTCGTGCTGGGCTCTGGATGGGCTGGGTGCCGGCTCATGAAGGGCCTGGACCCTAAAATCTACGACATCGTTTGCGTGTCACCGCGCAACCACATGGTCTTCACGCCCCTCTTGGCTTCCACGTGCGTCGGAACGCTCGAGTTCAGAACCGTTGCCGAACCCATCGCCAGGATCCAACCCGCCATTTCCCGTGAACCTGGCTCTTTTTTCTTCCTCGCCAATTGTACTTCCATTGATGCTCTCAACCATGTC GTGCAATGTGAGTCTGTAACTGAAGGAACGCAGACACTAGATCCCTGGAAGTTTACGATCGCATATGATAAGCTGGTAATTGCATTAGGAGCACAACCTACCACTTTTGGAATTCATGGAGTCTATGAGCATGCAATTTTTCTTCGTGAAGTTTACCATGCACAGGAAATTCGTCGGAAGTTGCTTCTGAACTTAATGATGTCTGATGTTCCAG GGAttgaagaagaggaaaaaaggAGGCTGCTACACTGTGTGGTTGTGGGAGGCGGTCCCACTGGAGTTGAATTCAGCGGTGAACTTAGTGATTTTATCGTAAGAGATGTCCGTGAGAGATATTCTCATGTGAAGGACTACATCCACGTTACTTTAATTGAG GCCAATGAGATCCTGTCTTCCTTTGATGTCCGACTCAGGCAATATGCCACCAATCAATTGACAAAG tCAGGAGTCCGACTAGTCCGTGGCATTGTGAAAGATGTCGAGGAGAAGAAGATTATCCTAAATGATGGAACTGAGGTACCATATGGGTTGCTCGTATGGTCGACTGGAGTTGGTCCATCAGCTTTTATTCAGTCTTTGGATTTCCCTAAATCTCCTGGTGGAAG GATTGGCACTGATGAGTGGCTTCGTGTTCCTACAGTAGAGGATATCTTCTCAATAGGTGACTGCAGTGGTTTTGTAGAAAGTACTGGGAAACAAGCACTACCAGCTTTAGCCCAA GTAGCAGAAAGGCAAGGTAAATATTTAGCAATCTTACTAAACAAAATAGGTAATGCAAATGGAGGCCGTGCAAACAGTGCCAAGGACTTAGACTTTGGGGAACAATTTGTTTACAAGCACCTTGGAAGCATGGCATCTATAGGGAGTTATAAGGCTCTAGTCGACCTCAGACAGAGCAAG GAGGCCAAAGGGTTATCTTTGGCTGGTTTTGTCAGTTGGTTTATTTGGCGCTCAGCATACCTAACACGTGTCATCAGCTGGAGGAACAGATTCTATGTAGCCATCAACTGGGCTACTACTTTTGTGTTTGGCCGTGATATAAGCAGAATATGA
- the LOC114195693 gene encoding uncharacterized protein LOC114195693: MASSATPNGIVPEVLTPDNYEDWSIMVKNYLLSRDLWTSVIEDAEAGTTPEKEEERKKNNAKALHILQMSCGSETLSRIKESTTAKSAWNTLASLYRSRLGANADIEQGLPLLHRGLQRGDWDTGSTFVGNNRRAMYETSKLGKTDIHVAVQTGQEDMVEKLVNKASKRLLLERDTRGYTALALAAELSDTISVAKCMVDRNTDLLTIKTNDGMIPVVLAAVKGNKNMARYLYHRTPSQVFNEDSGYTSALLLTRCITSEIFDVALDLLHEYQVPLTMKFDGVTPLYALVQQPYAFPSVNPPKFWLEWLYKVTPKIEEEVPYTMKEDKGRNKSGLLSRLRLLVVTIFLCLPVIRKTHKKKMTHWRVVEILNSMAKRFTGFDEAKLREASVYESLLEASKSGIVEFIITLTRANPDLYWVIDEKQRGIFSYAVLYRREKIFNLVNGLKGQGKVIISRTDIFGNNLLHLIGSSVPTAELDRKSGPALQMQRELQWFKAVKRILHPKFQQAVNGDGMKPKELFTKRHEELLKDAEKWAKETATSFTIVGTLIITIVFAAAFTLPGGNDQSTGIPMFLHKTMFTTYVVSDAISLFASSTSVMTFIAILTSRYAERDFLKSLPLKLMFGLLSLLCSVLSMMVAFCSAFSLMLRDSGHYKIVNFVIAIASLSVAIFLPMQLRLLLEIFNSTFRSEVLHIKKI, from the exons ATGGCAAGTTCTGCTACTCCGAACGGCATCGTTCCGGAGGTGCTTACCCCAGACAACTACGAGGATTGGAGCATTATGGTGAAGAACTATCTGTTGAGCAGAGATCTGTGGACTAGCGTCATAGAAGATGCTGAAGCTGGAACAACTCCtgaaaaagaggaagaaaggaaaaagaacaATGCCAAGGCTTTGCATATTCTTCAGATGTCTTGCGGATCCGAAACTTTGTCTCGGATAAAAGAAAGTACCACAGCCAAAAGTGCCTGGAACACCTTGGCCTCCTTGTATAGGTCTAGACTAGGAGCCAATGCTGATATAGAACAAG GTCTTCCTTTACTACATAGAGGTCTACAAAGGGGTGATTGGGACACTGGAAGCACTTTTGTGGGTAACAATCGTAGGGCAATGTATGAAACTTCAAAGTTGGGCAAGACTGATATTCATGTTGCAGTTCAGACAGGACAAGAGGATATGGTGGAGAAGTTGGTAAATAAAGCGTCAAAACGGCTTCTGTTAGAACGTGATACAAGAGGGTACACAGCTCTTGCTCTTGCTGCAGAGTTGAGTGACACCATCTCTGTGGCCAAATGCATGGTTGATAGAAACACAGATTTGTTAACAATCAAGACTAATGACGGTATGATACCGGTTGTTTTGGCTGCTGTTAAAGGCAACAAAAACATGGCCAGATATCTTTATCATAGAACTCCTAGTCAGGTGTTCAATGAGGACAGTGGCTACACCAGTGCTTTACTTCTTACTCGATGCATCACTAGTGAGATCTTTG ACGTTGCATTGGATCTGCTCCATGAATATCAAGTACCCCTCACCATGAAATTTGATGGCGTTACTCCTTTATATGCATTGGTTCAACAACCTTATGCATTTCCTAGTGTAAATCCACCTAAATTCTGGCTAGAGTGGCTTTACAAAG TCACGCCCAAAATCGAGGAGGAGGTTCCTTATACCATGAAGGAAGACAAAGGAAGGAATAAGTCAG GTCTCTTGTCTCGTTTACGGCTTCTTGTGGTTACTATATTTCTTTGTCTTCCTG TGATAAGGAAAacacataagaaaaaaatgactcACTGGCGTGTAGTTGAGATTCTCAATAGCATGGCTAAAAGATTTACGGGCTTTGATGAAGCAAAGCTGAGAGAAGCCTCAGTTTATGAGTCCCTATTGGAAGCATCCAAAAGTGGAATAGTAGAGTTCATAATCACGTTGACTCGAGCTAATCCTGATCTTTATTGGGTTATTGATGAAAAGCAAAGAGGCATATTTTCGTATGCCGTTTTGTATCGGCGAGAAAAAATTTTCAACCTCGTAAATGGTTTGAAAGGACAGGGAAAAGTGATTATTTCTCGGACAGATATATTTGGCAACAACTTGTTGCATCTGATTGGGAGTTCAGTACCCACAGCAGAGCTTGATCGCAAATCTGGCCCAGCTTTGCAAATGCAAAGAGAACTTCAATGGTTTAAG GCAGTGAAAAGGATTTTGCATCCAAAGTTTCAACAAGCTGTAAATGGAGATGGTATGAAGCCTAAAGAACTATTTACCAAGAGACATGAGGAGTTGCTGAAGGATGCAGAGAAATGGGCAAAGGAGACAGCAACATCCTTCACAATTGTGGGGACTCTTATCATAACCATTGTTTTTGCAGCAGCATTCACTCTTCCTGGAGGGAACGACCAAAGCACTGGCATTCCCATGTTTTTGCACAAAACTATGTTCACTACCTATGTTGTGTCTGATGCTATCTCACTCTTTGCTTCCTCCACTTCTGTCATGACTTTCATTGCAATTCTCACATCTCGTTATGCTGAAAGAGATTTCCTTAAATCCTTGCCACTCAAGTTGATGTTTGGCCTTCTCTCACTCTTATGTTCAGTCTTGTCCATGATGGTTGCATTTTGCTCTGCATTTTCTTTGATGCTTCGGGATTCTGGACATTACAAAATAGTGAATTTTGTCATCGCCATTGCAAGCTTATCTGTGGCCATATTCCTACCTATGCAACTTCGTCTCTTACTTGAGATTTTTAATTCCACTTTTAGATCAGAGGTACTACATATCAAGAAAATCTAA
- the LOC114195290 gene encoding gibberellin 2-beta-dioxygenase 6, which yields MNNSESYPPILRHLSHPRHHQPDGGDPIRESEPDPLPLIDLQLLSHDMNMQKVLEDACKHWGLFRLVNHGIPSTLLTQLQHQAKQLFSLSFESKQASCNAADPVTYFWGTPALTSSGTPLTTAPQNINWFEGFNMSLPHLSQFQPQLPQLHSFRDSVVEYGEHLSRIGRRLFEAMVKKLDLNIEASSSYVAESTGIMRIYRYPKCSNSDVGLGMEVHTDSSVLSILSQENEVSGLELLRDHHWLTVKPVSNTLIVNLGDMMQAISDDKYKSVTHRVKLNNEGERISLCYFVFPDEELEIKSSNYRPFTYKQFRTQVQQDIKTVGNKVGLPRFQHTPHSSHENLQK from the exons ATGAACAACTCGGAGTCCTACCCTCCCATTCTCCGCCACCTTAGCCACCCCCGCCACCACCAACCAGACGGCGGCGACCCGATCCGCGAGTCGGAGCCGGATCCACTACCACTCATAGATCTTCAACTCTTAAGCCATGACATGAATATGCAGAAGGTCCTTGAAGACGCTTGCAAGCATTGGGGGTTGTTCCGTTTGGTTAACCATGGAATCCCATCAACCCTATTGACCCAACTCCAACACCAAGCCAAACAACTCTTCTCTCTTTCCTTTGAGTCCAAACAAGCCTCATGTAATGCTGCTGATCCTGTCACTTACTTTTGGGGCACCCCTGCCCTTACTTCCTCTGGGACACCCCTAACAACTGCCCCTCAAAACATCAATTGGTTCGAAGGTTTCAACATGTCTCTGCCTCACCTCTCCCAATTTCAACCTCAACTTCCTCAGCTTCACTCTTTCAG AGATTCGGTGGTGGAATATGGAGAACATTTGAGCAGAATTGGTAGAAGATTGTTCGAAGCTATGGTGAAGAAGCTTGACCTGAACATTGAAGCATCGAGTTCTTACGTAGCAGAAAGCACTGGAATTATGCGTATTTATCGTTATCCAAAGTGCTCAAACTCTGACGTTGGTTTGGGCATGGAGGTGCACACAGATAGCTCTGTATTGTCTATATTGAGCCAAGAAAATGAAGTGAGTGGACTTGAGCTCCTCAGAGATCATCATTGGCTCACTGTTAAACCCGTTTCCAACACACTCATCGTCAACCTTGGAGACATGATGCAG GCAATAAGTGATGACAAATACAAAAGTGTGACACACAGAGTGAAGCTAAACAATGAGGGAGAAAGGATCTCATTATGCTATTTTGTGTTCCCTGATGAAGAGCTTGAGATTAAGAGTTCCAACTACAGACCCTTCACTTACAAACAATTTAGGACACAAGTGCAACAAGACATCAAAACTGTCGGCAACAAAGTTGGGCTTCCAAGGTTTCAACACACTCCTCATTCTTCCCATGAAAACTTGCAGaagtaa